Proteins from a genomic interval of Medicago truncatula cultivar Jemalong A17 chromosome 3, MtrunA17r5.0-ANR, whole genome shotgun sequence:
- the LOC11417964 gene encoding protein AGENET DOMAIN (AGD)-CONTAINING P1 has product MRPPMRIVNYRVGDLVEVCIKDEGFWGSYFEAKIVACLENGEYVVRYKNLLENDESGPLEETLLSKDLRPIPPSVQNPSAFQLNQKVDVFCNDGWWLGKITSKKVFRRNHYYIWVYFPTISIRRLCRCDQIRVHHELSGGDWITRS; this is encoded by the coding sequence ATGCGTCCACCAATGAGGATAGTTAACTATCGAGTAGGAGACCTAGTTGAAGTATGCATCAAAGATGAAGGGTTTTGGGGCTCGTACTTTGAGGCCAAAATTGTTGCATGCCTCGAGAATGGAGAATATGTGGTTCGTTACAAGAACCTTCTTGAGAATGATGAATCTGGACCTCTCGAGGAGACACTTTTATCAAAGGACCTTCGTCCAATACCACCATCTGTCCAAAATCCTTCCGCGTTCCAACTCAACCAAAAGGTTGATGTTTTCTGCAATGATGGATGGTGGTTAGGGAAAATCACTAGCAAGAAGGTCTTCAGGCGAAACCATTATTACATTTGGGTGTACTTTCCCACTATATCTATAAGGAGGTTATGCCGTTGTGATCAGATCCGAGTTCATCATGAGTTGTCTGGAGGAGACTGGATCACAAGATCTTAA
- the LOC11410322 gene encoding HMG-Y-related protein B — protein sequence MATGVVINKPLSIPSYREMILKAIEGLNEENGSNKSSISKYIESTYGGLPQGHKVLLNLHLARMRDSGELVFWKNNYTKRDPNAPPRRGRGRPPKAKESFSSGAMYSQPKPRGRPPKDPNGPPKSPQMKAPVGTGRPRGRPRKMSRPTGAFDGPLPLALGTGGSGRPRGRPPKMKSTTLAEINA from the exons ATGGCTACTGGAGTGGTTATTAATAAACCTCTTTCAATTCCATCATACCGTGAG aTGATTTTGAAGGCAATAGAAGGATTAAATGAAGAAAATGGttcaaacaaatcatcaatTTCCAAGTACATAGAATCCACATACGGTGGATTGCCTCAAGGACACAAGGTACTACTCAACTTGCACCTTGCAAGAATGAGGGACAGTGGTGAATTAGTATTTTGGAAAAACAACTACACCAAGCGTGATCCAAATGCTCCACCTAGAAGGGGCCGTGGAAGACCACCCAAGGCTAAAGAGTCTTTTTCGTCGGGAGCCATGTACTCACAACCCAAGCCTAGAGGCCGTCCGCCAAAGGATCCAAATGGCCCACCAAAGTCTCCACAAATGAAGGCTCCTGTTGGGACAGGAAGACCTAGAGGTCGGCCCAGGAAGATGTCTCGGCCAACTGGAGCCTTTGACGGACCATTGCCTTTGGCTTTAGGGACCGGAGGTAGTGGGAGGCCTAGGGGTAGGCCTCCAAAGATGAAATCCACAACATTGGCTGAAATTAACGCTTAA
- the LOC11410324 gene encoding putative F-box/LRR-repeat protein 9, with protein MGSSSMATKKVKLENTLGLIRNWLEVPKDVTSNILKLLGAVDLVMNARLVCPMWREICRDPLMWKSIEMINGLHSPHNLEKICMYAVDQGGDHVEEINVEYFVTDDLIRRLAERTSNLRRIRISKCLEISNTVFTIAAKKFSLLEELELSFTSLNHVSLEAIGKNCPLLKTLKFNQPFKGILCGSYKGYKCNKEALAIAKTMPELRDLELWGNKLTNDGLIAIFDGCPYLESLDVRMCYNLVIHGNLAKRCFENSRVKYFRYPNEYINGYDNADDDDFVYEFYCECRVKGMDQLKRSTVVGDVLKEFCWRYLRVF; from the exons atggGTTCAAGTTCAATGGCAACAAAGAAAGTGAAATTGGAAAACACATTAGGATTAATTCGAAATTGGCTTGAAGTTCCAAAAGATGTGACATCAAATATACTCAAATTGCTTGGTGCTGTTGACCTAGTGATGAATGCACGTCTAGTGTGTCCTATGTGGAGGGAAATTTGTAGGGATCCTCTCATGTGGAAGAGCATTGAAATGATCAATGGTCTCCATTCACCACATAACTTGGAGAAGATTTGTATGTATGCTGTTGATCAAGGTGGTGATCATGTGGAAGAAATTAATGTTGAGTATTTTGTTACTGATGATCTTATCAGACGATTAGCTGAAAG AACTAGTAATTTGCGACGCATTCGCATCTCAAAATGCTTGGAAATTTCTAATACAGTTTTTACTATTGCTGCCAAAAAGTTTTCACTATTAGAGGAGCTTGAACTTTCATTCACCAGTTTAAACCATGTCTCTCTTGAAGCTATCGGCAAAAATTGTCCTCTTTTGAAGACATTGAAATTCAATCAACCCTTCAAAGGAATTCTTTGTGGGTCTTACAAAGGTTACAAATGCAACAAAGAAGCGCTTGCTATTGCAAAAACAATGCCCGAGCTACGGGATCTTGAGCTATGGGGAAACAAACTCACGAACGATGGTTTAATTGCTATTTTTGATGGTTGTCCTTACCTCGAATCTCTTGATGTTCGTATGTGTTACAATCTAGTTATTCATGGAAATTTGGCGAAAAGATGTTTTGAAAATTCTAGGGTGAAATATTTTAGGTATCCAAATGAGTATATAAATGGATATGATAatgctgatgatgatgattttgtttatgAGTTTTATTGCGAATGCCGTGTCAAAG GCATGGATCAATTGAAGAGAAGCACTGTTGTTGGGGatgttttgaaggaattttgttGGAGATATTTGAGAGtcttttaa
- the LOC11406744 gene encoding putative F-box/LRR-repeat protein 9, with amino-acid sequence MGSSSMETNKVKLENTLGLIRNWLEIPKDVTSNILKLLGAVDLVMNARLVCPMWREICRDPLMWKSIEMINGLHSPHNLEKICMYAVDQGGDHVEEINVEYFVTDDLIRRLAER; translated from the coding sequence atgggTTCAAGTTCAATGGAAACAAACAAAGTGAAATTGGAAAACACATTAGGATTAATTCGAAATTGGCTTGAAATTCCAAAAGATGTGACATCAAATATACTCAAATTGCTTGGTGCTGTTGACCTAGTGATGAATGCACGTCTAGTGTGTCCTATGTGGAGGGAAATTTGTAGGGATCCTCTCATGTGGAAGAGCATTGAAATGATCAATGGTCTCCATTCACCACATAACTTGGAGAAGATTTGTATGTATGCTGTTGATCAAGGTGGTGATCATGTGGAAGAAATTAATGTTGAGTATTTTGTTACTGATGATCTTATCAGACGATTAGCTGAAAGGTAA
- the LOC11422586 gene encoding putative F-box/LRR-repeat protein 23, with protein sequence MASSSFPEKELKRDSPNWLELPRDITINILQGVDTVEIVTNACLVCPLSWNICKDPLMWRTIHMITHYNSPKLLREDLPVFQRSCGQLEDIDIHCFANDDLLKFIAENASHLRCMWLADCRGISDKGFIEVAKKFPLLEKHNISFSESLSKDSFEVIGRSCPVLKSLTYSRCFYSICDDEAIAVGKTMTKLRHIKIYENLLTNDGLLAILDGSPLLESLDLSGCLNFDLSEHLVKWCHEKIKDLRFPFNYIDYYFYDDGSYLDNEENYHVEDC encoded by the exons ATGGCATCGTCTTCTTTCCCAGAAAAGGAATTGAAAAGGGACAGTCCAAATTGGCTTGAACTTCCAAGAGACATCACAATTAACATCCTTCAAGGAGTTGATACTGTTGAAATTGTAACAAATGCATGCCTAGTATGTCCTCTATCGTGGAACATTTGTAAGGATCCTCTCATGTGGCGTACCATTCACATGATCACACACTACAATTCACCCAAATTACTTAGAGAAGATTTGCCGGTATTTCAACGAAGTTGCGGTCAATTGGAAGACATTGATATTCATTGTTTTGCTAACGATGATCTCCTTAAATTCATAGCTGAGAA TGCCAGTCACCTACGATGTATGTGGCTTGCAGATTGTCGGGGAATATCAGATAAAGGATTTATTGAAGTTGCGAAAAAGTTTCCGTTGTTGGAAAAGCATAACATTTCGTTTAGTGAAAGTTTATCAAAGGATTCTTTTGAAGTCATTGGCCGATCTTGCCCTGTTTTAAAATCATTGACATATAGTAGGTGTTTTTACTCTATATGCGATGATGAGGCAATTGCTGTTGGAAAAACCATGACTAAGCTACGACATATTAAGATTTATGAAAATTTGCTCACTAATGATGGATTGCTTGCCATTCTTGATGGATCCCCTCTGCTTGAATCTCTTGACCTTTCGGGTTGTCTCAATTTTGACTTGAGTGAACATTTGGTAAAATGGTGTCATGAGAAGATAAAAGATTTAAGGTTTCCTTTTAACTATATAGACTACTATTTTTATGATGATGGTTCTTATTTGGACAATGAAGAGAATTACCATGTTGAGGATTGTTAA